GATCCGGTCACTGCTGTATGCAGCGCCGCGTGGTTGAACCATTTCGGTATAGATCGTGGTGTCGGTCATATCGTGCGTTCCTTTCTATGAGACAGATTCTTCCTTGTAACGGGTGCTGCTCCATGTACTGCGTACTGCTTTCACCATGCGCCGCAATCGGCGCATAGACTTCCTTTGCTCAGGGCTGGAAAGGCTCCAATTCCGGGTGCTTCAGTCCTAACTCTTCGAGCTTGTGTTCGTATTCGTCGTTATTCGGGCTCTGCTGGCCGTCCTGCGTATGCAGAGGTGGTGTCGCATGATTCAGCAACTGACCCTTGATGTCATACAGGAAGAACCATTCGCAAAATTCGCAGCCGTAGGGAAGCTCGCCGTACTGGATGACAAAGTACGTGCCTCCTTTTGCGTCTTCCGCGCAACCCAGGCCTACTGCGGTGTAGTCCGCCATCTCTGGAGGCGCTGCCACTTCCTGGCGCTGGCCATCGTGCTCCATTTCCAGGTGGGTCTTGGTAGAGCCGCTGCTCTCGGATGGCAACGCGCTCAGGTGCAGGCGCACGCCGGAGCATTCCTTGATCATGTCGTTCCGTCCTTGTGTATCTGCTTCTGTCGAAGTCGGGGATGAGGTGGTGGCAGGCGGCGTACTAGGCG
The nucleotide sequence above comes from Xanthomonas campestris pv. campestris str. ATCC 33913. Encoded proteins:
- a CDS encoding LptM family lipoprotein is translated as MAIVTYNSNRQRGDLMRRFISVLPALGLSLVLAACGDKPGPVAATTSAPSTPPATTSSPTSTEADTQGRNDMIKECSGVRLHLSALPSESSGSTKTHLEMEHDGQRQEVAAPPEMADYTAVGLGCAEDAKGGTYFVIQYGELPYGCEFCEWFFLYDIKGQLLNHATPPLHTQDGQQSPNNDEYEHKLEELGLKHPELEPFQP